In Silene latifolia isolate original U9 population chromosome 3, ASM4854445v1, whole genome shotgun sequence, a single window of DNA contains:
- the LOC141648203 gene encoding dynamin-related protein 3A-like, protein MADDSSTSSPPHAPPPSTATPSLGQSMIPIVNKLQDIAAQLGSNQAFDLPQVAVVGSQSSGKSSVLEALVGRDFLPRGSDICTRRPLVLQLLQTKKGDEEWGEFLHLPGTRFFDFNDIRREIQAETDREAGANKGVVDKQIRLKIFSPSVLDITLVDLPGITKVPVGDQPSDIEARIRTMIMSYIKIPSCLILAVTPANADLANSDALQMAGMADPDGYRTIGVITKLDIMDRGTDARNFLLGKVIPLRLGYIGVVNRSQEDILLNRSIKDALVAEEKFFQSRPVYSDIADRCGVPQLAKKLNQILVQHIKAVLPNLKAQISAQLVSVAKEHASYGETVESKAGQGSVILTVLSKYSEAFASMVEGKNEEMSTSELSGGARIHYIFQSIFVKSLEEVDPCEDLSDNDIRTAIQNATGPKSALFVPEVPFEVLVRRQIARLLDPSLQCARFIYDELIKMSHRCLANELQRFPILRKRMDDVINSFLREGLQPAEEMIGHIIEMEMDYINTSHHNFVGGAKAVEIAAQQIRSSKSPVSIPKLKDGVDLDKGSASERAIKSRAILPRPANGVIMEQSVRPAADGDKATHPGGANNSTWVSSLFGVADNRTAPKESPMSKSFNEPLHTLEHSISMIHLKEPPTILRPTESHSETEAIEIAVTKLLLKSYFDIVRKNVEDAIPKAIMHFLVNHTKRELHNVFIKKLYRENLFEEMLREPGEVALKRKQTREKLRVLNQAFRVLDELPLDADTVEKGYSLGTDAIGLPKSRLSTSGYSGNLSDDSYSGSPRSHRSRKSSHSGELQSPGYANVDSNGHGSAPGFYPTVHI, encoded by the exons ATGGCGGACGATTCATCCACCTCATCACCGCCGCACGCGCCACCGCCGTCTACAGCGACGCCGTCGCTAGGACAATCGATGATTCCGATAGTGAACAAGCTGCAGGATATTGCAGCGCAGTTAGGGAGTAATCAGGCGTTCGATTTGCCGCAAGTCGCTGTTGTAGGAAGTCAAAGTAGTGGTAAATCGAGTGTTCTAGAAGCTCTCGTCGGTCGTGATTTCTTGCCACGTGGCAGTGATATTTGTACGCGTCGTCCTCTTGTTCTTCAGCTTTTGCAGACTAAGAAAGGTGATGAGGAGTGGGGAGAATTTCTTCATCTTCCTGGAACGCGCTTCTTTGATTTCAATGATATTCGCCGCGAAATTCAG GCTGAGACCGACAGAGAAGCTGGAGCAAACAAAGGTGTTGTTGACAAGCAGATCCGCCTGAAGATTTTCTCACCTAGTGTTCTTGATATCACTTTAGTCGATCTTCCGGGGATTACTAAAGTTCCAGTTGGTGATCAGCCTTCTGACATTGAAGCAAGAATAAGAACCATGATAATGTCTTACATTAAAATCCCAAGCTGCTTAATATTAGCTGTTACTCCTGCAAACGCTGATTTAGCAAATTCAGATGCTCTGCAGATGGCAGGAATGGCAGATCCTGATG GATATCGAACCATTGGTGTAATCACAAAG CTGGACATTATGGACAGAGGCACAGATGCTCGCAACTTTTTGCTTGGTAAAGTCATACCCCTTCGACTTGGTTATATTGGTGTGGTGAACCGCAGTCAAGAG GACATTTTACTAAATAGGAGCATAAAGGATGCTCTTGTTGCTGAGGAGAAATTTTTCCAAAGTCGACCG GTGTACAGTGATATTGCAGATCGATGTGGTGTTCCACAGCTGGCAAAGAAATTGAATCAG ATCTTAGTACAACACATTAAAGCAGTTCTCCCCAATCTGAAAGCTCAAATTAGTGCTCAGCTTGTTTCTGTTGCAAAGGAGCATGCAAGCTATGGAGAAACTGTTGAATCTAAG GCTGGTCAAGGGAGTGTCATCTTGACCGTTTTGTCGAAGTATTCTGAAG CTTTTGCTTCTATGGTAGAAGGGAAGAACGAAGAGATGTCAACGTCCGAGTTGTCCGGTGGAGCAAGAATTCATTACATTTTTCAATCAATATTTGTGAAGAGTTTAGAG GAAGTGGATCCTTGTGAAGACTTAAGCGACAACGACATCAGAACTGCTATTCAGAATGCAACTGGTCCCAAGTCTGCATTATTTGTTCCCGAA GTACCATTTGAAGTTCTAGTGAGAAGGCAAATTGCTCGTTTGTTAGATCCAAGTCTGCAGTGTGCAAGATTTATTTATGATGAGCTTATTAAG ATGAGCCATCGATGTCTAGCTAACGAACTTCAGAGGTTTCCGATTTTGAGAAAACGAATGGATGATGTTATTAATAGCTTTCTGAGAGAGGGCCTTCAGCCTGCTGAGGAAATGATTGGACACATAATTGAAATGGAG ATGGACTACATAAACACATCGCACCACAATTTTGTTGGTGGGGCCAAAGCAGTAGAAATTGCTGCACAGCAGATTAGATCCTCAAAATCTCCTGTATCCATTCCCAAGCTAAAG GATGGTGTGGATTTAGATAAAGGATCTGCATCTGAAAGAGCAATCAAATCACGAGCTATTCTTCCCAGACCTGCAAATGGAGTAATTATGGAACAG AGTGTGCGTCCTGCTGCAGATGGAGACAAAGCTACTCACCCTG GAGGTGCCAATAACTCTACTTGGGTTTCATCTCTTTTTGGGGTCGCTGATAACCGCACAGCGCCTAAAGAAAGCCCAATGTCTAAGTCCTTTAATGAGCCTTTACATACCTTGGAGCATTCTATTTCAATGATACATTTGAAGGAA CCCCCGACAATATTGAGGCCTACGGAGAGCCATTCAGAAACCGAAGCAATTGAGATTGCCGTCACCAAACTATTATTGAAGTCGTACTTCGATATCGTAAGGAAGAATGTGGAGGATGCTATTCCTAAGGCAATCATGCACTTCCTG GTAAACCATACAAAACGAGAGTTGCACAATGTCTTCATCAAAAAGCTTTACAG GGAGAATCTCTTTGAGGAGATGTTGCGAGAACCTGGTGAAGTAGCCCTCAAGAGAAAGCAAACTCGTGAAAAACTGCGAGTTCTCAATCAGGCCTTCCGG GTATTGGATGAATTACCATTAGATGCTGATACCGTTGAGAAGGGTTACAGTTTGGGTACTGATGCTATTGGTTTGCCGAAGAGCAGGCTCTCCACATCCGGGTACTCCGGCAATCTTTCAGATGACTCATATTCTGGCTCCCCTAGATCTCACAGATCCAGGAAATCATCTCATTCCGGTGAACTACAATCACCCGGATATGCGAATGTTGATTCTAATGGTCATGGCTCAGCTCCTGGTTTCTATCCAACTGTCCATATATAA